The genome window TGATATATATTTTAATACTTATGAGCCTTTGGCTGAGTGTGAGTATGCTTATAGTAGCGCTTTAGATGGAGTTAATAAAAGTGCAATTGTAGTAGCTGAGGCTGGATTTGGCGTTGGGTTGAATTTCTTTTGTACTATTGCAAAGTTTAAAAGCTTAAATAAAAAGAGTCTTCACTATATTGCAGTTGAAAAGTATCCATTTAGCAAAGATGAATTAGCTAGTATTTATGAGCAATTCGGGCTTGATAGTGCTATTTATAAAGAGTTTTTAGATAGTTATCATATCGTGCCAAATTCGCTTTTGCGTATATATTTATTAAATCATACAATTATTCTTGATTTATATTTTGGTGATATTTTAGAATTTTTAGACGAGTGCGAGTTTAGGGCTGATGTTTGGTATTTAGATGGTTTTGCTCCAAGTAAAAATCCACAAATGTGGAGTGAGGAGTTTTTATCAAATTTAGCTTGTTACTCTTATAAAGATACAATTATTAGAAGTTTTAGTTGTGCTAGAGTTGTTCGTGATAGACTTAGTCAAAATGGATTTGAAGTTGGCAAACTAAAGGGTTATCATAAAAAGCGAGAGATGTTACAAGCTATTTGCATAGAGCCAAAATCTAGGATAAAAAAGCAAATTTGGTTTGATTTACCAATAGTTACAAACCCAAAAACTATCTTAATAATTGGTGCTGGAATTTCTGGACTAGCTATTGCTACTTTATTTAAAGAGGCTGGATTTAATGTAGTAGTAGCTGAGTCCAATGAGAAGGCCGCACAAGGTGCAAGCTCAAATTTAGCTGGAATTTGCGCTCCACTTATTACTCAACCTGGCGTAGCTTTGGGTGATATGCATATGAGTAGTTTTTTGCTCTCTAGGCAATTTTATAAGCAATTTGGTGGTGATTTTGTAGATTTTTGTGGGTGTGATGAGTATTTAGTAAATGATAAAATGCTGAGTAAATTCAACCACGATAGCAAGTTTTTTAGTATCAGTAATGATATTTATCCTAAAGCAAATATTGATTTAGCTATGCAAATTCAGCCTCAAAATCTCTGCTTTGCATTGGCAAAAAATCTTGAGATTTATTATGGATATGAGCATAAATCGCTCAAACAGCTAGAAAGTTGTTATGAGGTGAATTTTAGCAATTTAAAGACAATTAAAGCCGATGTAGTAATATTTGCTAATGGCAATAGGGCAAAAGAGCTTTTTATAAGTGAATTTAGCGATGCATATATGCAGCTTAGCTCGGTGCGTGGGCAGACTACTTTAGTTGATGAGTTTATGAGTCTTAATAGACCACTAAGTGCTAGAGGATATATCACAAAGGCTATTCATGGGGTGCAATTAGTAGGAGCTAGCTACGCACGAAGCGATGATGATGCTTTGCCTCGTAGTAGTGATGATGATGAAAATATAGCTTTAGTAGATGAATTTTTAAGTAATAAAAAGCCAAATATAATTGGTTCTAATGTTGGATTTAGAGGTTATAGCGGCGATAGATTCCCTATAATTGGCGGGATTCATAATGCTAGTGAATATATAAAAATATATAATTCGCTTTTATGGACAAAAAATAAACCTTCTAATAAATCTCCAGTTTATTATCAAAATTTATTAATATCTGCTGCTCATGGCTCTCGTGGGCTTAGTACATCAATTTTGGGTGCAAATATCTTGCTTGATATGGTTTTGGGTCGTCAAATTTGTGTTAAAAAAAGTACTATTGATGCATTAAATCCATCTAGATTTATAATTAGAAAGCTGAAAAAGGGCTTAGTAAAATCAAGTAGCTAAAATAGTAAGCTAATTTAATAATAAATTTGGTTAGAATTAGCAAAACTATAAAAAAGGTGAGAAAATGCATTGGCAAGATACGCAAATAGCAGTTGTAGAACATGGTGGTAGATTTTTTGCTTTAAATGGCTGGAATGATGAGTATTTTGATAGATGTTGGGAGTGTTCTAGTAAAGATGGCAAAAAATTTGATAGTATTGTCGGTGATGAAACATATAGAATTTGGCATGATGAAAATGGCGTAAGACTTGAACCTAATTGTTTTGGAGCAAAAGAGAGTGCTGAGTATATGTATAAGGTTTTAGTACCATACTCTGGAGCGGCAAATAGTTTAAGTGGTGAGATTTTGCGTGCAGTTTTATGCATTGAAAATAAAGAATCAAGAATAGATGGTGCTATTAAATTTTTAGAAAATCATATAGATGATAGTGCTACTTTAGAGCTTTTAGAATTTATAAAAAATGGCGATGATTCGAAATTTGCTGAATTAAAAAGTAGAATTGAAAGCGATATATATTCTAAGTTTTTAGCAAATGAATTTATAGATAATTATGAAGATTTTGAGGATTTGGCAGATTAATCTGCCAAATTTCTATGACCATGGCAAACTAGCACTTAACTCATCAAAATCGCTTTCATATTTTGATTTTAGTGAGTTTATGTAGTTTTGGTTTTTATTCATTAAAGTAGCTAATTCCGCTTCTAATGTGTTTATAAATTTAGTGATAAATGTTGAATTTCCAGTAAATTCACTCTCAAACTCATAGTAGCTTAGCTCATTTAATATTCTCTCATTTATCTCACTAAGTCTAGGATAATATAGACTAAATGCAAGTGGATCAGACTCATAATCTTGACTACTTTTTTCACACTTTTGAGCAATGAAATTTACACTTAGCCTAATTGCATTTTGATAGTTTGCACTAACTTTTATAAATACTCTTTCAAAAAATAGCCCTAAATTTGCAAATTTAGCTAAAAATAGAGTCTCAATATGGCTTATAAATAAAGAGTATACTTCGCTTGAGAATTTGCGAATATCAGCAAATAAAAGATCAGAGTGTAATATATCTGATTTTCTAAGGCTTTCATATTTTGCTTTATAGCGAAGTGTAAGCTCTTTTAACTCATCAAATATAGCCTGTAAATCAGCTAAAATTTCATCTTCAAACTCGCTTAAATCCCGTCTAAATTTCTTAAAAATTTTAGCAAATTTCTCATCATTATATATAAGTTTGCCTAAAATCTCATCTCTATCAAGACTTACTCTTTCATACTCTACTTTCTCAAAGCTATTTTTGCTTAGTAGGCCATTTTTTTCTTTATAATATGCTGATTTTTCATTTTTTAAAGCACCATTAATCTCACCAGCTATTAATGCTGCATTTTGTTTGATTGCTTCAAAAAATATCTCAAATTTAGAGTTATATCTATCTTTTAACTCATTAAATTTTACACTTGTTCGGTCTTGAAATTTAGTAAAAATATTTGAAATTTCATCTAAAATTTCTATAAAATGTAGATTTTGATTTTGTGATGATATGAGTATATTTTTACATGTAGATTTTATAAAATTCTCTTTGGTATTTGCAATTCTATCTAAAAACTCAAATACCGCTTCAAATCCGCTATTTGGATTATTTTCTCTTTGTAGTTTAGCTGATATTGCAGCTACGGAGCTAAAGTGAGTTGAATATGTTGTATTAGCATGAGTAAGTACTCTAGCAATATCTTCATTGCTTAGTTTATCTTTTTGATTTAGTAGTGCAATTGCATTTTGTCTTAAATCATTTGGGATAGCGTTAAGCTCATCAAGTTCGCTTTTTCTAGCAGCATTATCAATAAGACTAATCCAAATAAGTGCTACAGCCTCTTTTAAAATCATTTTTGTCTCATAGGTATCAGCATCGCTTCTAGAGTTTAGTCCTGGAGTATCTATAAAGCTTATCTTTTTTAGTATCTCATTTGGAGCGTAGATTGTTAGATTTTTGACATCTTTTAAAGCGTGGCGTTGATCGACAAAGGCGCTAAGCTCATCAATATTTTTATACTCATCTCTACCATCATTGTGCAAAATTTTTAGCATATAGTTTGGTGCATATTTGATAAATGTAGGCTTTGCTGTAACTGGTACAACTCCAGTAGGCAAGATATCTGAGCCTAAAAGAGCATTTAAAAAACTAGATTTTCCACTACTAAATTGCCCTACAATAGCTACAAGCGGCGGCTCATGACCTAAAGTGCTAAGATAGTTTAATTTATCAATTAGCTCTTTGCTAGGGTGAAATTTAGGCTCACTAATAAGAGCAAAAAATCTCTCCAATTCTCCGATAAATCCATCATCAAAACTTATTTGATAAATTCTTTGGTACTCTTTTATAAACTCTTTTAGCATAGTTCTATCCTATTTTTAATCTCTTGACATTGTGCAATTTTGCTATCTATATCAGCTATTAGCTGTTCTTTATCTTTGATATTATCAAATGTTGATTTTGCTAGTAAATTTATTTGTCCTTCTTTTGTTTTTAAATGCTCTTTTATAGAGTCTAGCTCTGATTTTATGCTTGATATATACTCTTTTGTGCAAGTAGTTGCAAGCGTGCTAAGCTTATTTGGTAAATTTAAGTCTGCTATAAAATTATCAAAAATTATAGTCAAATTTGCACCTACATTTTCAATATTTTTATCACTTTTTATGGCTTTAATTACATCTTGATTTAGGATTTCATAGTTTATTTTAGGTAGATGCTCATCTATATAAGATCTAATATCGGGCAGATTTAAATTTGCATTTTTTGTTCCTAATTTTAACTCTAAAATTTTACTAGCTGAGTCTATATCTTTACTAATTTGCTGCTTGAAGTCTCTGAAAAAATCTATAAAAGAGTCATTAAATCCACTCTCAATTATAACTCCAAGTCGCGCAGTATCTAGTTTGATTTTTTTATTTGAGGCGTATTTTACATCACTTATTACTCTATCTTTAATCTTTGCACTTATAGCTTTTAGTGTAGCATTGCTATTTTCATTATCATAATTTAATCTCTTTAGTAGATTTTCAAGTTCGCTATTTATGCTATTTGTAAGGGAGTTTATCTCATCTATCTCATTTTGCAAAGAATTAGCAAGCTCTTTAGCAGTTGATGCATCTGAGGTTAGGGCTGTTTTTTGTGCTTTTAGATCATCATCTATTAGTTTTGTGATGTGAATTAACTCTTTTTTATAATTATCTATAATTAAAGTTGCTTTTTTTGAATTTGGACCAAAAAAGCTCTCATATAAGTAGTTTTTAAGCTCATCAATACCAATATTTTTAATCGCTGAGATGGTAAAAAACTTCGTATCATCAGCCAAACTCTCATCAAAGCCACACTCAGCAAGCTCGGTTTTAATGCTATTTTTAGTATAATTTAACACCTCTTTTATATCATTTTGGTTAAGTTTATCTACATGAGTAAGCCCAATTATAAGCCCGCCACTTTTACCATTTTTTAGTGTATTTACGATAAAAGCCATATCCTTTTTAGTTGCACTTTGGCTAGCGTTCATTAGGTGAAGTGTAAAATCACTTTGACTCATATAGTTTGCTGTTAAAATCTCACGAAGCACTACTGCATCATCAAGTCCTGGAGTATCAACTATATCAATTCCATCTTTTAATATATCAAGTTTAATGCCTAAAATAACCTCTTTTACCATTTTGCTAATCTCATTAGCAGCTGTAGTATAAGATTTTAACTCATCTATTGGAACGATTTTATCTTCTAATTTTTTTGGCTCTAGACCCATTGATTCTAGCTCATTTGGCGACCAAAAGCAGACCTTAGCATACTCATCTTGACTATATGTTAAAATGCTTAAATTTGCAGTTTCTGGGATATTTGATGCGCCTAGTATTTTTTTATTCATTAGTGCATTTAGAGTACTACTTTTACCAGCATTTATAACACCAGTAACTGCTATTTTAAATTTAGAATTATTAGCACTTTCATATGCATTGCTTAATCTTTTACTAACTTCGTTGAGTTTAAATTCGCTTAAGATTTGATGAATTTCATTTAATGTATGTAAATTTTTATGAAATGGCTGAGTTTCAGCACTATTTTGAATAGTAGGGTTTAATTCAAGATTATTTATAAAATCACTTATAAGATTATATCCATTAAAATCTATAATCTCATTTTTGGCTAATTCATTTAATCCATTTAATACTTTTTGATTATCTATTTTTATAGATTTTATAGCATTGATTATACCTATTTGACTTAATTGGACGCTATACTCGTTTAGATTTAAATTTGCTTTTGAAAATATATCTTTTAAGCTTTGAAGTTTGATTAATCTATCATAATTTCGTGGAGTAATAGATAGTATTATTGCTGCTTCATCGCTACTAAATTGGCTTATATGATTTTCATCAACATATAAAGCTTTAATTCCCCAAATTTGTTCTAATATTTCAACCATTTTTTACCTTTTTAACTCTTGATATTAATAAAATTAGACCCAAAATCAAAGCCAAACCAAATATAATAGCAGAAATTTGTGCCATATTAATTAGCTTTAAGTTTGGGATTAGATACCAGCCATTTTGATATAAATCTATCAAATAGGCTTGAAGTGGGTCAAATTTACTTCCAAGTGGCGGCTTAGGCATATCAAGGCCGCACTCTCCAGTTGCTTTAAATAGTGATGGCATAATCTCATCCCATGCAATTTGTAGCTCAAAAATAGGCCTATCAAGACAGCCTTTTACTCCAAATGGATTTGCATTGGCAATTGCTTGATGGATTGTATTTAGTTTTAAACTCTCTAAAAGACCACAAATCGCCCCATAACTAAAAACTAAAACCCCAAATATATAAAGTAAAATTTGCTTATAAAATATTGCTATAAAAATAGCTCCAAACCCAGCTATAATCATATAATATCGTATATAGATACACTGCACACATGGACGCATATATAGATAATTTTGAAATATAAAATGCGCCACGCCGACGCAAAAAAGCATAAAAACACCTATATAAATCCATAATCTTTTACTACTCATTTAATACCATTGTGTTGAATTTGGGCTTTATTATAACCAAAACTTGCTATAATTTTGTAAATTTAAAAGGCTAGAGTGGTTTGGATACCTTAAAATATCTGCAGTTTTACTTTGTTTTTGATAGAGTTGTGAGTGGCTATGATGATATTTTTGAGGCGATTGATGGTGAAATTTTAACTAAATTTGATAGTTTAAAAGATGAATTTAACTTTCTCCACCAAGAGGCTAAAAATTTTTTAATTCGCCTTGCAAAGGGTGATAGAAAGCGTTTTGTAGCTAGTAAATACCTATCAAGATCGCTAAGTAGTGTAATAATTAATGAGCTAGTAAATAAAGGTTTTATTATATTTGAAAGATCAAAAGAGATAAAACCTATTAAAAATCGTAAAGAGAAGTTAAAAAAAGAGCTTCGCAGATATCAAATTCAAGATAAAATTCACTTTACAAAGCGTTTTTATAGATTTTGGTTTAGATTTATTGAGCCAAATTTAGATTTATTGTATAAAAATCAAAAAGATGATGTATTAAATGAGATAAAAAATAAATTTGATCACTATTGTTCTTTAGAGTTTGAGCTTGCTTGTATCAATCTTTTATCAAAAAATTTAAATATCCCAAAAGATGAGATTTCTAGCTATTGGGATAAGGAAAATGAGATTGATATTTATGCTAATTATGATGGGTTTGTAATTGTAGCTGAAGCAAAGTATAAAGAGCGTAAAATATGCAAAAATATACTAAATTTGCTAATTCAAAAATGTGAAAAATCTAAAATAAATTGGGATAAAATAGCACTATTTTCAAAATCAAGCTTTAGTAATGAGTTGCTAGGATTAAAGGATAATAGGGTTATTTTATTTGAACTTGATGATTTTAAGGATTTATATGAATGAGAATACTAAAAGCATAGAAGATGGATTAAAAAGCTTAATAGAACAGACATATTTAATAGAAAAAGAGTATAAGATATTGGGTGAATCATATGCAAACTTACAAAAATTCACCCAGGGAATAGTAGAGAGTTTGGGCGCATCTTTATGGACGATTAATAGTGCTGGTGAGGTTGTATTAAGCAATGAAAAAGCTAAGCAGATCATGGAAATTTTGCCAAGTATAAATATGCAAAAAAGCACGCAAGAAGTTGAATTTCAAGGCAGAGTTTATGCTATTAAAATTACCCATAGTATGCAAAATCAAATAATTTTAGCTACTGATATAACTGATGAAAAAAGATCTGCAAGATTAGTTTCTATGGGTGCTGTAGCTGCACATTTATCTCATGAGATTCGCAATCCTATAGGCTCTATCTCTTTGCTTACTAGTACGCTTTTAAAACGGATTGATGATAGAAATCGCCCACTTATAGAAGAGATAAAAAAGGCAATTTATAGGGTTGAGAGAATAATTAAAGCAACTTTGCTTTTTACCAAAGGTGTTCAAATTAGCATAAGTGAAATCGAGCTTAATAAACTCCAAGATATGTGCAAAGAAGCAATTGGACAGTATGCATTTAGTAAAGATATTGAGTTTGAGTTTAGCGGGTTTGATGGGATTATACGCGGAGATGCTAACTTGCTTGATTTGGTCTTTAGTAATTTTATATTTAATGCAATTGACGCTATTGAAGAGAGTGATGATGATAGCGGAGTAGTTAGCATAGAGCATAAATTTGAAAATGGTATGCATAATTTTTATATCAGTGATAGTGGAGTTAAACTACCTAGCGGAGCAATATTTGAGCCATTTAAAACTACAAAATTAAAAGGTAATGGACTAGGCCTTGCTCTTAGTTTGGAGATAATTAATGCGCACAAAGGCTCAGTTGCGGTTCAAAATGAGCCAAAACTTTTTACAATTAGCCTACCTTAAAAGTGCTTTTTAAGCAAATTTGGAGTAAATTTAACAAATTTTTACATATTAAGGATATAGTGATGATACAAACCTGCCTTTTTCCTGCAGCTGGATATGGGACTAGATTTTTACCAGCGACTAAGAGCTTACCAAAGGAGATGCTACCTATACTTACTAAACCATTAATTCATTATGGTGTAGATGAAGCTAGAGAAGCTGGTATGAATAATATGGCCTTTGTTACTGGTCGTGGCAAGAGGGCTTTAGAAGATTATTTTGATATTAGCTATGAACTAGAACATCAAATCTCAGGCACAAATAAAGAGTATTTACTAACTGATATTAGAGAGCTTATGGATCATTGTTCATTTAGCTTTACTCGTCAAACTCATATGAGAGGTCTTGGCGATGCAATTCATAGCGGTAAGGGGCTTGTAGGAGATGAGGCATTTGGTGTAATTTTAGCTGATGATTTGTGCGTTAATGAAGATGGCGAAAATGTCCTAGCTCAAATGGTAAAAATTTACGAAAAATATCGTTGTAGCATAGTAGCAGTGATGGAAGTACCAAAAGAAACTATAAGCAGCTATGGCGTTATAGATGGTAAATTTATAGAAGATGATCTAATAATGGTAAATGATATGATAGAAAAGCCAGATCCAAAAGATGCACCAACAAATTTAGCAATAATTGGCAGATACATTTTAACTCCAGATATTTTTGAGATTATAGAAAATACAAATCCAGGAAAAAATGGAGAGATACAAATTACAGACGCACTTCTTAAACAGGCTAAAAATGGTATGGTCTTAGCTTATAAATTTAAAGGTAGAAGATTTGATTGTGGTAGTGTAGCTGGATATGTAGAAGCGACTAATTTCTTCTATGAGCATGAATATGGTAAAAAATAATCTTAAATTTAACAGACAAAATATATCTTCTATTAGCAGCTATACAAGGCGTATGAATGATGAGATTAAAGGTGATGATATAGGGTATTATCACCTTCCTAGTTTAGGAATGGATATAGTTAGCAAGATAGAAGAGATAGCTAAGCGTGATTTTGATAGTGTAGTGCTTGTAGGAGTAGGTGGAAGCTCTCTTGGAGTTAAAGCGCTATATGATATGTTAAATTTACAAAAAGAGCTTATATTTTTAGATAATCTTGATCCATATAGTATAGAGCAAAACAGCACTAAGATTAATCCTAACAGATCTATATTTATAATATCTAGCAAGTCTGGAACTACCATTGAGACGATATCTATATATAAATATATTTTGGAAAAATTTAATATCAAAAGCTATGAAAACTTTATATTTATCACCGATCCTAATAGCCCGCTTGAATCATATGCTAAAAAGATAGGTGCTATTATATTTAATATTCCAAAAAATGTAGGTGGCAGATTTAGTGTGCTTTCAGCTATTGGACTTGTGCCACTTGGTTTGTGTGGAGCTGATATTAAAGATTTACTAGCTGGAGCAAATAGTGCTAAAGAGCAGTATTTAGATAATGGCGATGATGGAGTATTGCAAAAGGCCTATCATTACGCCACACATAGTAGTGCTAAGATAAATGTGCTATTTAGTTATAGTGATAGATTAACAAGCTTTAATGAGTGGTATGTGCAGTTATGGGCTGAGAGTTTAGGGAAAAAACGTGGGTATAAAAGAGTTGGTTTGACTCCTGTTGGTCTAGTAGGTAGCAAAGATCAACACTCATTTTTACAACTTATAATGGAGGGTGTAAAAGACAAGACAGTAACATTTATTACTATAAAAGATCACAACAGCACTATATCTGTGCCAAATTTAAAATTAAATTTTTTAGATGGGTGTGATTTTGTAAATAGCAAAAGTATAGCTGAGGTTTTTAATGCTCAAGCGCATTCTACTATGCAGGCTTTGGCTAGTGAGATGATTAGTATTGATGAGTTAGTTATTGATAGGCTTGATGAGTGGCATTGTGGTTGGTTAATATACTATTACGAGCTACTTACTAGCGCAACTGGATTAATGCTAGGTATTAATACTTACGACCAGCCAGGCGTAGAAGCTGGTAAGAGAATACTTAAAAAGCTATTAGAGAGTAAAGAGAGTTGAATTTAACTTAAATAGTAAAATATTCTAAATAATAAAAATTATTATTTACTTTATACTTTTTTAAGTTAATTCTGTGTATAATTACACAACTTAAATATAAAGGATAAAAAATGAAAAATGTAGTAACACAACTTAACCAACTTCAAGCTGATGCACATAGCTTGTTTGTAGCTTTCCATGATTATCACTGGAATGTAAAAGGTTTGCAATTCTTTTCAATTCATGAATATACTGAAAAAGAGTATAATGAACTTGCTGAGCTTTTTGATGAGATGGCTGAGCGTGCTATTCAACTAGGCGGCAAAGCAATTACAAAAACTGATGAGCTTTTAAAAGTTGCTAAAGCTCCAGTAGTTAGCAAAGATAGCTATACTCCAGTAGAAGTAATTGAAGCTTTAAAAGATGCTTTTGTTTATCTATTGGCTGAGTTTAAAAAACTTGAAGAGATTGCTGAAAGTGCAGGTGATAATACAACTGTAGCTATAGCACAAGAAAATTATGCAAGTCTAGAGAAAAAAATCTGGATGATTAAGGCTACTTTAGCATAATTTAATAAGAGTGGCTCATAAGCCACTCAAATTATTATTTTTTAACTGCTTCGATATCGATATTTATCTTAATTTTATCGCCAAGTGCAACTGTGCTAGACTCTGGAGCAAAGTTAAAATCACTTCTTTTAATTTCGCCTTCTAGGCTAAATCCTATGATTTCAACACCTTTTCTATTTTTACCTGTACCACTAAATTCATAATCAAGCTCAACTGGTCTTGTAACATCTCTAATGGTTAGATCGCCTTTGATTTTACCTTCTCCATCGCCTTCATTTTCAAAGCTTTTCATTGTGAATTTGATTTGTGGAAATTTTGCACTATCAAAGAAATCTGCCTTTTGAAGGTGAGCATCACGACCATCGTTGTTTGTATTTATTGAATTAACATCAATTGTAGCTGTAAGGCTAGATGGAATTTTGTTTGTGATATCTACTTCACCAGCAAATTTGCCAAATGAACCAGTTACATTACTAACTTGCAGGTGTTTGATTTTAAAAGTTGTACTAGAATGTGCTGTATCAACGCTATAAACTGTGGCATTTGCCGCACCAAAAAGCAGACCTAAAGCTGCAACTGAAGTCAATATTTGTTTTTTCATATTTTCTCCTTTTGAGTTTATAAATTTGATTATATTTAGCTAAAAATAATATATCTTAAATAATACAAATTTAATCAAAAAGTTTATGCAATCTAGAGCTTAATAACTTAGCAAACTCATCTATTTTAATATCTCTTGGACTACTTTCTCTTTGTTTTTTGCCCCATAAAGACTCTGGAAAGTACTCATCATCTTTAAATCTAGCTTGAATATGTATATGGACTCTAGGTAGATAATTAGCAAAACTTGCCCAATTAATCTTATCAGGGTTATAAAACTCTATCATAGCCTTTTCACACTCAAGGGCTGCTTCAAATAGTCTTTTGCAAGTAGCACTATCACAGTGGCTAATCTCTTTAAATTCTTCTTTGGTAAAGATTTTTACCCATGGCAAAGAATTTGCTTCAATCTCGATATAGATAAACTCATCACTATAAATCATATTTTAACCTTTATAAAATTTAGTAAATTATATCAAATTTATCGCTATTTTATAGGAGTTTTGATAAGATGACGCTATTAAAATAATAAGGTTAAAAGTGAAAAGCTGTATAGTTGTATATGATGGGATAAATATTCTTAGTTTTGCTAAGATTTATGATATTTTTGCACGGTGTGGAATTGAGTTTGTAGTAGTTGGATTTAGATGTGATGCTGCTGATGAGATAGGGATTAAATTGCCTATGCATACGAGTTCAGAATCTTTATATGGATATGATATTGTAGCAATTCCAGGTGGAAAAGGTGCAGAAATTTGGGCTGATGATGGGATATTTTTAAGCTGGATGAAAAGTAGTGCTGAATCAAAATATATAATATCGCTAGATAATGGTGATAAAATTTTAGATGGTGCAAATTTAAATGGGCATAAATTTAACTCAGATGAGGCGATGATAGAGTGGATAAAGAACAAAGCATAATATCAAATTTTGCCAATAATCTAAATGGTGATGATGGTGCTATCATCGGTGATATGGTATATAGCAAGGATATGTTTGTAGAAGATATTCATTTTAAATCGCATTGGTTAAGTCCAAAACAGATTGGTAAAAAGGCTATGATAGTAAATCTAAGCGACGCAATTGCTATGAACGCTACGCCAAAATATGCGCTTTTAGGCTTGGGATTACCTAAGAATTTAAGCAATAAATATATTAAA of Campylobacter vicugnae contains these proteins:
- the mnmC gene encoding bifunctional tRNA (5-methylaminomethyl-2-thiouridine)(34)-methyltransferase MnmD/FAD-dependent 5-carboxymethylaminomethyl-2-thiouridine(34) oxidoreductase MnmC, with the translated sequence MIKYHNNALYNSEFDDIYFNTYEPLAECEYAYSSALDGVNKSAIVVAEAGFGVGLNFFCTIAKFKSLNKKSLHYIAVEKYPFSKDELASIYEQFGLDSAIYKEFLDSYHIVPNSLLRIYLLNHTIILDLYFGDILEFLDECEFRADVWYLDGFAPSKNPQMWSEEFLSNLACYSYKDTIIRSFSCARVVRDRLSQNGFEVGKLKGYHKKREMLQAICIEPKSRIKKQIWFDLPIVTNPKTILIIGAGISGLAIATLFKEAGFNVVVAESNEKAAQGASSNLAGICAPLITQPGVALGDMHMSSFLLSRQFYKQFGGDFVDFCGCDEYLVNDKMLSKFNHDSKFFSISNDIYPKANIDLAMQIQPQNLCFALAKNLEIYYGYEHKSLKQLESCYEVNFSNLKTIKADVVIFANGNRAKELFISEFSDAYMQLSSVRGQTTLVDEFMSLNRPLSARGYITKAIHGVQLVGASYARSDDDALPRSSDDDENIALVDEFLSNKKPNIIGSNVGFRGYSGDRFPIIGGIHNASEYIKIYNSLLWTKNKPSNKSPVYYQNLLISAAHGSRGLSTSILGANILLDMVLGRQICVKKSTIDALNPSRFIIRKLKKGLVKSSS
- a CDS encoding dynamin family protein codes for the protein MLKEFIKEYQRIYQISFDDGFIGELERFFALISEPKFHPSKELIDKLNYLSTLGHEPPLVAIVGQFSSGKSSFLNALLGSDILPTGVVPVTAKPTFIKYAPNYMLKILHNDGRDEYKNIDELSAFVDQRHALKDVKNLTIYAPNEILKKISFIDTPGLNSRSDADTYETKMILKEAVALIWISLIDNAARKSELDELNAIPNDLRQNAIALLNQKDKLSNEDIARVLTHANTTYSTHFSSVAAISAKLQRENNPNSGFEAVFEFLDRIANTKENFIKSTCKNILISSQNQNLHFIEILDEISNIFTKFQDRTSVKFNELKDRYNSKFEIFFEAIKQNAALIAGEINGALKNEKSAYYKEKNGLLSKNSFEKVEYERVSLDRDEILGKLIYNDEKFAKIFKKFRRDLSEFEDEILADLQAIFDELKELTLRYKAKYESLRKSDILHSDLLFADIRKFSSEVYSLFISHIETLFLAKFANLGLFFERVFIKVSANYQNAIRLSVNFIAQKCEKSSQDYESDPLAFSLYYPRLSEINERILNELSYYEFESEFTGNSTFITKFINTLEAELATLMNKNQNYINSLKSKYESDFDELSASLPWS
- a CDS encoding dynamin family protein; its protein translation is MVEILEQIWGIKALYVDENHISQFSSDEAAIILSITPRNYDRLIKLQSLKDIFSKANLNLNEYSVQLSQIGIINAIKSIKIDNQKVLNGLNELAKNEIIDFNGYNLISDFINNLELNPTIQNSAETQPFHKNLHTLNEIHQILSEFKLNEVSKRLSNAYESANNSKFKIAVTGVINAGKSSTLNALMNKKILGASNIPETANLSILTYSQDEYAKVCFWSPNELESMGLEPKKLEDKIVPIDELKSYTTAANEISKMVKEVILGIKLDILKDGIDIVDTPGLDDAVVLREILTANYMSQSDFTLHLMNASQSATKKDMAFIVNTLKNGKSGGLIIGLTHVDKLNQNDIKEVLNYTKNSIKTELAECGFDESLADDTKFFTISAIKNIGIDELKNYLYESFFGPNSKKATLIIDNYKKELIHITKLIDDDLKAQKTALTSDASTAKELANSLQNEIDEINSLTNSINSELENLLKRLNYDNENSNATLKAISAKIKDRVISDVKYASNKKIKLDTARLGVIIESGFNDSFIDFFRDFKQQISKDIDSASKILELKLGTKNANLNLPDIRSYIDEHLPKINYEILNQDVIKAIKSDKNIENVGANLTIIFDNFIADLNLPNKLSTLATTCTKEYISSIKSELDSIKEHLKTKEGQINLLAKSTFDNIKDKEQLIADIDSKIAQCQEIKNRIELC
- a CDS encoding disulfide bond formation protein B, giving the protein MSSKRLWIYIGVFMLFCVGVAHFIFQNYLYMRPCVQCIYIRYYMIIAGFGAIFIAIFYKQILLYIFGVLVFSYGAICGLLESLKLNTIHQAIANANPFGVKGCLDRPIFELQIAWDEIMPSLFKATGECGLDMPKPPLGSKFDPLQAYLIDLYQNGWYLIPNLKLINMAQISAIIFGLALILGLILLISRVKKVKNG
- a CDS encoding DUF234 domain-containing protein, which produces MDTLKYLQFYFVFDRVVSGYDDIFEAIDGEILTKFDSLKDEFNFLHQEAKNFLIRLAKGDRKRFVASKYLSRSLSSVIINELVNKGFIIFERSKEIKPIKNRKEKLKKELRRYQIQDKIHFTKRFYRFWFRFIEPNLDLLYKNQKDDVLNEIKNKFDHYCSLEFELACINLLSKNLNIPKDEISSYWDKENEIDIYANYDGFVIVAEAKYKERKICKNILNLLIQKCEKSKINWDKIALFSKSSFSNELLGLKDNRVILFELDDFKDLYE